A DNA window from Thiopseudomonas alkaliphila contains the following coding sequences:
- a CDS encoding methionine ABC transporter ATP-binding protein has product MIKFHDITKSYHVHGQLVPALQTTNLTVARGEIFGLIGHSGAGKSTLLRLINRLEEPSGGRIEIDGTEVTALNAEGLRAFRAQIGMIFQHFNLLSSKTVADNVAMPLRLHGKHSKAEITRKVAELLQLVGLSEHAHKYPAQLSGGQKQRVGIARALSTDPKILLCDEATSALDPQTTGQVLQLLRDINQQLGLTIVLITHEMDVIRRVCDRVAVMDAGVLVEQGNVAEVFLHPQHPTTQRFVQEDEDDDALDLQQIQGRIVRLTFLGESTYSPVLGDVARATGVNYSILSGRIGRIKDQPCGQLMLALTDGDVELAEQQLQAAGVTVEVVRP; this is encoded by the coding sequence GTGATTAAATTCCACGACATTACAAAGTCCTATCACGTGCATGGGCAGCTAGTTCCTGCGCTGCAAACAACGAACTTAACGGTTGCACGTGGTGAGATTTTTGGTTTGATTGGCCACTCGGGCGCTGGTAAAAGTACTTTATTACGTTTGATTAATCGCCTAGAAGAACCAAGCGGTGGCCGGATTGAAATTGATGGCACCGAAGTAACTGCTTTAAACGCAGAAGGGCTAAGAGCATTTCGTGCACAAATTGGCATGATTTTTCAGCATTTTAATTTATTGTCGTCAAAAACTGTCGCGGATAACGTGGCCATGCCACTGCGTTTGCACGGTAAGCACAGTAAAGCAGAGATTACGCGAAAGGTTGCCGAGTTATTACAGTTGGTTGGTTTAAGCGAGCATGCACACAAGTACCCTGCTCAGTTGTCGGGTGGGCAAAAGCAGCGGGTTGGGATTGCTCGGGCATTATCCACTGATCCCAAAATTTTGCTGTGTGATGAAGCAACCAGCGCCTTAGACCCACAAACCACCGGTCAGGTGTTGCAGCTATTAAGGGATATTAATCAGCAGCTTGGGCTAACTATTGTGCTGATTACCCACGAAATGGATGTGATTCGACGGGTGTGTGATCGGGTAGCAGTAATGGATGCGGGGGTGCTGGTTGAGCAGGGGAATGTGGCCGAGGTGTTTTTGCATCCGCAACATCCGACCACCCAGCGTTTTGTGCAAGAAGATGAGGACGATGATGCCTTGGATTTGCAGCAAATTCAGGGACGTATTGTACGTCTGACCTTCCTAGGCGAGTCGACTTATTCGCCGGTGCTGGGTGATGTAGCTCGCGCCACTGGAGTGAATTACAGTATTTTATCGGGCCGGATTGGCCGTATTAAAGATCAACCTTGTGGCCAGTTAATGCTGGCGCTAACAGATGGTGATGTGGAATTAGCCGAGCAGCAGTTACAGGCCGCAGGCGTAACAGTTGAGGTAGTACGCCCATG